The following proteins are co-located in the Lagenorhynchus albirostris chromosome 2, mLagAlb1.1, whole genome shotgun sequence genome:
- the C2H1orf159 gene encoding uncharacterized protein C1orf159 homolog isoform X5: MALQRAVLLASLLVEVASRSSGSAGQQPKCCVDVVDTNATCPGTNLCGPGCYGHRAEDGTVSCIRCRNGTHNSSECRGFAARGAHFPMNRSTGMPGRPSFGGPQVAASLFLGTFLISSGLILSVAAFFYLKRAGKLPGVLCGRNKAPSLQPGEAAAMIPPPPSSVRKPRYVRRERPSDRDVGPTAVSSVEARVSNV, encoded by the exons ATGGCGCTCCAGCGCGCCGTCCTCCTGGCCAGCCTCCTGGTGGAAGTTGCCAGTAGATCCTCAGGAAGTGCG GGCCAGCAGCCCAAGTGTTGTGTGGACGTGGTGGACACCAACGCCACCTGCCCAGGCACTAACCTGTGTGGCCCAG GCTGCTACGGGCACCGGGCCGAGGACGGGACCGTCAGCTGCATCCGCTGCAGGAACGGGACTCACAACAGCTCCGAGTGCAGAGGCT TCGCTGCCCGGGGCGCGCACTTCCCCATGAACAGGAGCACGGGGATGCCTGGGCGGCCGAGTTTTG GGGGCCCCCAGGTGGCAGCCTCCCTCTTCCTGGGGACGTTTCTCATCAGCTCGGGCCTCATCCTCTCTGTGGCTGCATTCTTCTACCTCAAGCGTGCCGGTAAGCTGCCTGGCGTCCTCTGTGGGAGAAACAAAG CCCCCAGCCTGCAGCCTGGCGAAGCT GCCGCGATGATTCCCCCACCTCCGTCCTCAG TGCGGAAGCCGCGCTACGTCCGGCGCGAGCGGCCCTCGGACAGGGACGTGGGCCCCACTGCCGTCTCTTCCGTGGAGGCCCGGGTGAGCAACGTCTGA
- the C2H1orf159 gene encoding uncharacterized protein C1orf159 homolog isoform X1: MALQRAVLLASLLVEVASRSSGSAGQQPKCCVDVVDTNATCPGTNLCGPGCYGHRAEDGTVSCIRCRNGTHNSSECRGFAARGAHFPMNRSTGMPGRPSFGGPQVAASLFLGTFLISSGLILSVAAFFYLKRAGKLPGVLCGRNKAPSLQPGEAAAMIPPPPSSDRVPATVWRSGVGTGEDILLLGDREVPRSRRDLPCPVRHLSDLSKAAPCPSTRCLRQSPGAAGGSGEQKCLLSRFWRPPAPSGGSGVGPSCLSQPLGLQASLGFWGRIPPAAAASSAGFSPLCLPPSPEATGRWI; the protein is encoded by the exons ATGGCGCTCCAGCGCGCCGTCCTCCTGGCCAGCCTCCTGGTGGAAGTTGCCAGTAGATCCTCAGGAAGTGCG GGCCAGCAGCCCAAGTGTTGTGTGGACGTGGTGGACACCAACGCCACCTGCCCAGGCACTAACCTGTGTGGCCCAG GCTGCTACGGGCACCGGGCCGAGGACGGGACCGTCAGCTGCATCCGCTGCAGGAACGGGACTCACAACAGCTCCGAGTGCAGAGGCT TCGCTGCCCGGGGCGCGCACTTCCCCATGAACAGGAGCACGGGGATGCCTGGGCGGCCGAGTTTTG GGGGCCCCCAGGTGGCAGCCTCCCTCTTCCTGGGGACGTTTCTCATCAGCTCGGGCCTCATCCTCTCTGTGGCTGCATTCTTCTACCTCAAGCGTGCCGGTAAGCTGCCTGGCGTCCTCTGTGGGAGAAACAAAG CCCCCAGCCTGCAGCCTGGCGAAGCT GCCGCGATGATTCCCCCACCTCCGTCCTCAG ACCGTGTTCCTGCCACCGTGTGGAGGTCTGGAGTGGGGACAGGTGAGGACATCCTCCTCCTTGGGGACAGAGAAGTCCCTCGGTCAAGGCGAGATCTGCCCTGTCCAGTGAGACACTTGTCTGATCTCTCCAAAGCAGCGCCATGTCCAAGCACAAGGTGCCTGCGTCAGTCTCCTGGGGCGGCCGGGGGCTCGGGAGAACAGAAATGTcttctctcacggttctggaggccacCTGCTCCCTCCGGAGGCTCTGGGgtgggtccttcctgcctctcccagcctctggggctccaggcgtccctgggcttTTGGGGCCGCATCCCTCCAGCCGCTGCTGCATCTTCCGCTGGCTTctcccctctgtgtctccctccctctcccgagGCCACTGGTcgctggatttag
- the C2H1orf159 gene encoding uncharacterized protein C1orf159 homolog isoform X2 yields MGQQPKCCVDVVDTNATCPGTNLCGPGCYGHRAEDGTVSCIRCRNGTHNSSECRGFAARGAHFPMNRSTGMPGRPSFGGPQVAASLFLGTFLISSGLILSVAAFFYLKRAGKLPGVLCGRNKAPSLQPGEAAAMIPPPPSSDRVPATVWRSGVGTGEDILLLGDREVPRSRRDLPCPVRHLSDLSKAAPCPSTRCLRQSPGAAGGSGEQKCLLSRFWRPPAPSGGSGVGPSCLSQPLGLQASLGFWGRIPPAAAASSAGFSPLCLPPSPEATGRWI; encoded by the exons ATG GGCCAGCAGCCCAAGTGTTGTGTGGACGTGGTGGACACCAACGCCACCTGCCCAGGCACTAACCTGTGTGGCCCAG GCTGCTACGGGCACCGGGCCGAGGACGGGACCGTCAGCTGCATCCGCTGCAGGAACGGGACTCACAACAGCTCCGAGTGCAGAGGCT TCGCTGCCCGGGGCGCGCACTTCCCCATGAACAGGAGCACGGGGATGCCTGGGCGGCCGAGTTTTG GGGGCCCCCAGGTGGCAGCCTCCCTCTTCCTGGGGACGTTTCTCATCAGCTCGGGCCTCATCCTCTCTGTGGCTGCATTCTTCTACCTCAAGCGTGCCGGTAAGCTGCCTGGCGTCCTCTGTGGGAGAAACAAAG CCCCCAGCCTGCAGCCTGGCGAAGCT GCCGCGATGATTCCCCCACCTCCGTCCTCAG ACCGTGTTCCTGCCACCGTGTGGAGGTCTGGAGTGGGGACAGGTGAGGACATCCTCCTCCTTGGGGACAGAGAAGTCCCTCGGTCAAGGCGAGATCTGCCCTGTCCAGTGAGACACTTGTCTGATCTCTCCAAAGCAGCGCCATGTCCAAGCACAAGGTGCCTGCGTCAGTCTCCTGGGGCGGCCGGGGGCTCGGGAGAACAGAAATGTcttctctcacggttctggaggccacCTGCTCCCTCCGGAGGCTCTGGGgtgggtccttcctgcctctcccagcctctggggctccaggcgtccctgggcttTTGGGGCCGCATCCCTCCAGCCGCTGCTGCATCTTCCGCTGGCTTctcccctctgtgtctccctccctctcccgagGCCACTGGTcgctggatttag
- the C2H1orf159 gene encoding uncharacterized protein C1orf159 homolog isoform X6, giving the protein MTQETPVRKEGAAGRPQGEGGRAVEERTTPCPPGCSSPPPTESLGGPQGIPRGIPAFGSPGATECALAGPSPTLRLLVQSPNARRTPSAVPGSVCGVWPCVLTLLWVSEAQSPDADYKRPEPQVLGASSPSVVWTWWTPTPPAQALTCVAQAATGTGPRTGPSAASAAGTGLTTAPSAEASLPGARTSP; this is encoded by the exons ATGACCCAGGAGACCCCCGTGAGAAAAGAAGGGGCTGCAGGGAGGCCCCAAGGGGAGGGTGGGCGGGCAGTGGAGGAGAGGACCACCCCCTGCCCACCAGGCTGCTCCAGCCCACCCCCAACAGAATCTCTGGGTGGGCCCCAAGGGATCCCCCGAGGGATTCCTGCCTTTGGGAGTCCAGGTGCCACGGAATGTGCCCTGGCAGGTCCCAGCCCAACACTTCGGTTGTTGGTTCAGTCACCAAACGCTCGCCGGACACCAAGTGCTGTCCCAGGGAGCGTCTGTGGGGTGTGGCCGTGCGTCCTCACCTTGCTCTGGGTCAGCGAGGCACAGTCACCGGACGCTGACTACAAGAGGCCAGAGCCCCAGGTGCTGGG GGCCAGCAGCCCAAGTGTTGTGTGGACGTGGTGGACACCAACGCCACCTGCCCAGGCACTAACCTGTGTGGCCCAG GCTGCTACGGGCACCGGGCCGAGGACGGGACCGTCAGCTGCATCCGCTGCAGGAACGGGACTCACAACAGCTCCGAGTGCAGAGGCT TCGCTGCCCGGGGCGCGCACTTCCCCATGA
- the C2H1orf159 gene encoding uncharacterized protein C1orf159 homolog isoform X3 produces MPVRERAGCGSRGGGSCSEVHASSRVGCYGHRAEDGTVSCIRCRNGTHNSSECRGFAARGAHFPMNRSTGMPGRPSFGGPQVAASLFLGTFLISSGLILSVAAFFYLKRAGKLPGVLCGRNKAPSLQPGEAAAMIPPPPSSDRVPATVWRSGVGTGEDILLLGDREVPRSRRDLPCPVRHLSDLSKAAPCPSTRCLRQSPGAAGGSGEQKCLLSRFWRPPAPSGGSGVGPSCLSQPLGLQASLGFWGRIPPAAAASSAGFSPLCLPPSPEATGRWI; encoded by the exons ATGCCCGTGCGAGAGAGGGCTGGCTGCGGTTCCCGCGGAGGCGGTTCTTGTTCTGAAGTCCATGCAAGCTCCAGAGTGG GCTGCTACGGGCACCGGGCCGAGGACGGGACCGTCAGCTGCATCCGCTGCAGGAACGGGACTCACAACAGCTCCGAGTGCAGAGGCT TCGCTGCCCGGGGCGCGCACTTCCCCATGAACAGGAGCACGGGGATGCCTGGGCGGCCGAGTTTTG GGGGCCCCCAGGTGGCAGCCTCCCTCTTCCTGGGGACGTTTCTCATCAGCTCGGGCCTCATCCTCTCTGTGGCTGCATTCTTCTACCTCAAGCGTGCCGGTAAGCTGCCTGGCGTCCTCTGTGGGAGAAACAAAG CCCCCAGCCTGCAGCCTGGCGAAGCT GCCGCGATGATTCCCCCACCTCCGTCCTCAG ACCGTGTTCCTGCCACCGTGTGGAGGTCTGGAGTGGGGACAGGTGAGGACATCCTCCTCCTTGGGGACAGAGAAGTCCCTCGGTCAAGGCGAGATCTGCCCTGTCCAGTGAGACACTTGTCTGATCTCTCCAAAGCAGCGCCATGTCCAAGCACAAGGTGCCTGCGTCAGTCTCCTGGGGCGGCCGGGGGCTCGGGAGAACAGAAATGTcttctctcacggttctggaggccacCTGCTCCCTCCGGAGGCTCTGGGgtgggtccttcctgcctctcccagcctctggggctccaggcgtccctgggcttTTGGGGCCGCATCCCTCCAGCCGCTGCTGCATCTTCCGCTGGCTTctcccctctgtgtctccctccctctcccgagGCCACTGGTcgctggatttag
- the C2H1orf159 gene encoding uncharacterized protein C1orf159 homolog isoform X4, translated as MNRSTGMPGRPSFGGPQVAASLFLGTFLISSGLILSVAAFFYLKRAGKLPGVLCGRNKAPSLQPGEAAAMIPPPPSSDRVPATVWRSGVGTGEDILLLGDREVPRSRRDLPCPVRHLSDLSKAAPCPSTRCLRQSPGAAGGSGEQKCLLSRFWRPPAPSGGSGVGPSCLSQPLGLQASLGFWGRIPPAAAASSAGFSPLCLPPSPEATGRWI; from the exons ATGAACAGGAGCACGGGGATGCCTGGGCGGCCGAGTTTTG GGGGCCCCCAGGTGGCAGCCTCCCTCTTCCTGGGGACGTTTCTCATCAGCTCGGGCCTCATCCTCTCTGTGGCTGCATTCTTCTACCTCAAGCGTGCCGGTAAGCTGCCTGGCGTCCTCTGTGGGAGAAACAAAG CCCCCAGCCTGCAGCCTGGCGAAGCT GCCGCGATGATTCCCCCACCTCCGTCCTCAG ACCGTGTTCCTGCCACCGTGTGGAGGTCTGGAGTGGGGACAGGTGAGGACATCCTCCTCCTTGGGGACAGAGAAGTCCCTCGGTCAAGGCGAGATCTGCCCTGTCCAGTGAGACACTTGTCTGATCTCTCCAAAGCAGCGCCATGTCCAAGCACAAGGTGCCTGCGTCAGTCTCCTGGGGCGGCCGGGGGCTCGGGAGAACAGAAATGTcttctctcacggttctggaggccacCTGCTCCCTCCGGAGGCTCTGGGgtgggtccttcctgcctctcccagcctctggggctccaggcgtccctgggcttTTGGGGCCGCATCCCTCCAGCCGCTGCTGCATCTTCCGCTGGCTTctcccctctgtgtctccctccctctcccgagGCCACTGGTcgctggatttag